Proteins encoded by one window of Chondromyces crocatus:
- a CDS encoding threonine/serine ThrE exporter family protein → MRPIVDHARGSRLAAAHHARPMFLDAPASTDPTDPLSVDRNHAEAFILTLAEAMHAHGVAAHRMEGLLTLVAARLGIEARFYSTPTAVLASFGALAEGHTCLVRVQPGAINLEKVSLLYEITVRVIRGELGPDAGRTELDAVIRAQARYGPPWAILASAVFSAAAAMLFGGGLREIVASGAVGLLVGGIVQAMRRISARSAVVEPVVAAVAAIAAALIARATGPLSTLVVTLAGVVMLLPGLGITIAMTELATRNLASGTARFSGALVQLAGLGFGVAFGTALIRLLPALPPPPPPTAWSFLELTCAIIPAAFAVSTYLQTRPRDLKWILGACLLGFASTRLGGVLFGPELGAFLGALVLGLASNTLARTLDRPASVALVPGLLLLVPGSLGFRGVVSMLENDMASGAEATFKAGLISISLVAGVLFANLWLPPRRSL, encoded by the coding sequence ACTGACCCCACCGACCCGCTCTCGGTCGACCGCAACCATGCCGAGGCCTTCATCCTCACGCTCGCCGAGGCCATGCACGCCCACGGCGTCGCCGCGCACCGCATGGAAGGCCTCCTCACCCTGGTCGCCGCCCGGCTCGGCATCGAGGCGCGCTTCTACTCCACGCCCACCGCCGTGCTCGCCTCGTTCGGCGCCCTGGCCGAGGGGCACACCTGTCTCGTGCGCGTGCAGCCGGGCGCCATCAACCTGGAGAAGGTCTCGCTTCTCTACGAGATCACCGTGCGCGTCATCCGCGGCGAGCTGGGGCCCGACGCTGGCCGCACCGAACTCGACGCCGTCATCCGCGCCCAGGCTCGCTACGGTCCACCCTGGGCCATCCTCGCCTCGGCCGTCTTCTCCGCGGCCGCGGCCATGCTCTTCGGCGGAGGCCTCCGCGAGATCGTCGCCTCCGGTGCCGTCGGCCTCCTCGTCGGCGGCATCGTGCAGGCCATGCGCCGCATCTCGGCCCGCTCCGCCGTGGTCGAGCCCGTCGTCGCCGCCGTCGCCGCCATCGCCGCAGCCCTCATCGCGCGCGCCACGGGCCCCCTCTCCACCCTCGTCGTCACCCTCGCCGGCGTGGTCATGCTCCTGCCCGGCCTCGGCATCACCATCGCCATGACCGAGCTGGCCACGCGCAACCTCGCCTCCGGCACGGCGCGCTTCTCGGGCGCCCTCGTGCAGCTCGCCGGCCTCGGCTTCGGCGTCGCCTTCGGCACGGCGCTCATCCGCCTCCTGCCCGCGCTCCCCCCGCCGCCCCCGCCCACCGCGTGGAGCTTCCTCGAGCTGACCTGCGCCATCATCCCCGCAGCCTTCGCCGTCTCGACCTACCTCCAGACCCGCCCCCGCGATCTGAAGTGGATCCTCGGCGCCTGCCTCCTCGGGTTCGCCAGCACGCGTCTCGGCGGCGTCCTCTTCGGACCCGAGCTCGGCGCGTTCCTCGGCGCCCTCGTGCTCGGTCTGGCCAGCAACACCCTCGCCCGCACCCTCGACCGCCCGGCCTCTGTCGCGCTCGTCCCTGGCTTGCTCCTCCTCGTCCCCGGAAGCCTGGGGTTCCGCGGTGTCGTCTCCATGCTGGAGAACGACATGGCCTCCGGCGCCGAGGCGACCTTCAAGGCCGGGCTGATCTCCATCTCCCTCGTCGCGGGCGTTCTGTTCGCCAACCTGTGGCTTCCACCGCGCCGCTCGCTGTGA
- a CDS encoding threonine aldolase family protein, which yields MTELDFHAIRARCTRAFGNDAPADRRPAARLAALAALTPPDVEQDVYGEGALLHDVEREVAELLGKEAAVFMPSGTMAQQIALRIWCDRRRLPVVAFHPRSHLEMHEERAYERLHHLSAILVGGEHALLQPADLARLREPIAALLLELPQRELGGLLPPWEELLAIRAWATAHGVTLHLDGARLWESAPFYGRPYAEIAGLFDSVYVSTYKGLGGISGCLLAGPEDFIAESRVWQRRHGGNLFALYPYALAARAGLAEHLPRMADYRDKAVAIAARLARIPGVEIVPDPPHTNMMHLALRAPAERLERAALEIADETKIWLFQRTMRTGVPSVQRVELSVGKAGLTLDTEEIGQIFESLMASAAGAAASGSCHGLTL from the coding sequence ATGACCGAGCTGGACTTCCATGCCATCCGCGCCCGATGCACGCGCGCCTTCGGAAACGACGCCCCGGCGGATCGTCGCCCTGCTGCGCGTCTCGCCGCGCTTGCAGCGCTCACCCCGCCCGACGTCGAACAGGACGTTTACGGGGAAGGGGCTCTCCTTCACGACGTCGAGCGCGAGGTCGCCGAGCTGCTCGGCAAAGAGGCCGCCGTCTTCATGCCGAGCGGCACCATGGCGCAGCAGATCGCCCTGCGCATCTGGTGTGATCGCCGCCGCCTGCCCGTGGTCGCCTTCCACCCGCGGAGCCACCTGGAGATGCACGAAGAGCGCGCCTACGAGCGCCTGCACCACCTTTCCGCGATCCTCGTCGGTGGTGAGCACGCCTTGCTCCAGCCCGCCGACCTCGCGCGTCTGCGCGAGCCCATCGCCGCGCTCCTCCTGGAGCTTCCGCAGCGCGAGCTGGGTGGCCTCTTGCCCCCCTGGGAGGAGCTGCTCGCCATCCGCGCCTGGGCCACCGCGCATGGCGTCACCCTGCATCTCGACGGCGCCCGGCTCTGGGAGAGCGCCCCCTTTTACGGCCGCCCCTACGCGGAGATCGCGGGCCTCTTCGATTCGGTCTACGTCTCCACGTACAAGGGCCTCGGAGGCATCTCCGGGTGCCTCCTCGCGGGCCCCGAGGATTTCATCGCCGAGTCGCGCGTCTGGCAGCGGCGCCATGGAGGCAACCTGTTTGCGCTGTACCCCTATGCGCTCGCGGCCCGCGCGGGCCTCGCCGAGCACCTCCCCAGGATGGCCGACTACCGTGACAAAGCCGTGGCCATCGCTGCGCGTCTCGCGCGCATCCCCGGCGTCGAGATCGTCCCCGACCCGCCCCACACCAACATGATGCACCTCGCGCTTCGCGCTCCTGCGGAGCGACTGGAGCGTGCCGCGCTCGAGATCGCCGATGAGACGAAGATCTGGCTTTTCCAGAGGACGATGCGCACCGGCGTGCCCTCGGTCCAGCGCGTCGAGCTGAGCGTCGGCAAGGCCGGGCTCACCCTCGACACCGAGGAGATCGGGCAGATCTTCGAGTCCCTCATGGCGAGCGCTGCGGGGGCGGCGGCGTCAGGGAGCTGCCATGGGTTGACGTTGTGA